DNA from Chloroflexota bacterium:
CCCTCATGGCAGCGAACTGCGAGGGAGTGAATTTCTGAAAGACGACCGTGATGGGCATGTAGATACGCGAGTCGTAATCGACATCACCGACGAGCCCTTTTTCGGCGAAAACGCCGATAACGGTGAATTTTGTAGTGCCTACGGTGACGGTTTGCCCTACAGGGGGGGTGTCGCCGAAGAGTTCTTCAGCCAGGCTGGCGCCCAAAACAACTACTTTTTGCGTGCGGTCAATTTCCTGTTGTGTGAAATAGCGCCCCTGGGCAATATTAATATCGCGCACGGAGGGCAGGTCTTCGGTGGAGCCGAGCACCGAGACGCCATCGATGCTGTTGTTACTGGCTTTGACGGTTTCGCTGCTGGACTGTTCGACGACCACGCCCGCCACGCCGTTGACTTCGTCGGCGATAGCAAAGGCATCGTCGTAGACCAACCCCCCGCTATTTCCGCTGCCGGATCCGGGACCTCCCCGGCTGAAACTGCCTTGCACGAAGATCAAGTTGGAACCTAAACTGATGATCTCTTCCTCAATGGTAGCCTCGGCGCCGGCGCTGATGGCGATCATGATGATCACCGCGGCCACNNNNNNNNNNNNNNNNNNNNNNNNNNNNNNNNNNNNNNNNNNNNNNNNNNNNNNNNNNNNNNNNNNNNNNNNNNNNNNNNNNNNNNNNNNNNNNNNNNNNGTCTTCGGTCTTCTGTCCGTTAGTTTTATCCATTTCAATCACGCCATCGCGGAAACGGATCACGCGCTGGGCAAATTCGGCAATTTCATCTTCGTGCGTTACCATGACGATGGTGCTGCCCTGGGCGTGCAGTTCGGTAAGTAGCTCCATAATCTCCGCGCCCGATTTGCTATCCAGGTTGCCGGTAGGCTCATCGGCCAAGATGATGACGGGATCGTTGATCAGGGCGCGGGCGATTGCCACGCGTTGAATTTGTCCGCCGGACATCTCGTGGGGTTGATGGTTAAGACGGTCGCCTAAACCTACCGATTCAAGTACCGCAATGCCTTTTTGCTGGTATTCAGTGTCTTCTTTTTCTTCGCCGCGGTTGTAGAGTGTGGGCAGGAGTACGTTTTCGAGGGCGGTGGTGCGTGCCAGCAAGTTGAAACTCTGAAAGACGAAGCCGATGCGCTCGTTGCGGATGATGGCGAGTTGGGTTTTGTCAAACTGACTGACATCTTCCCCGGCGAGGAAATACTGCCCCTCGGTGGGGCGGTCGAGGCAGCCGAGAATATTCATCATCGTGCTTTTGCCCGAACCCGATGGGCCCATAATAGCGACGAATTCATTTTCGCCGATGGACAAGTCCACACCATCCAAAGCCCGTACCTGGGCATCGCCCATGCCATACACTTTGGTGATTTCTTTGGTTTGAATAATGGATTGATTCATATTACTCCGTCGCCACGATTCCGGTCGTTACAATCTCGCCTGCTTCCAGGCCAGAGATAATTTCGGCAGAGGTATAGTCCATAATGCCAACTTCAACTATACGCAATTTAGGTTCGTTATCATCGGTGACCACAAAGACGGCATATTCATCGGGGCCGAGTTCGCGCAGCGCCTCTACGGGAATGAGTACCGCATTCTCGGCGCGCCCGCCGATGACATCCACGGCCGCATTCAGGCCGATGGGCAGGCTACGCGGTTTGGAAAACGATTCTACATCTAGTTCAACCAGGGTTTTGATGGTAGTAATATTGCCCGATTCGTACAGGCTGGGATCCACTTCGATCACGTGCCCATTAAAAATATCATCGGGGAAGGCGTCGAAAATTACTTCAACTTCATAGCCGACGGCTACATTTTCGATATCAGTTTCGTCGAGATAGACTTCCAGGCGCGGCTGGTTCAAATCTGCCACCGTGATGAACTTGGTATCGGCGCTCAGGGTTTCGCCCACTTCGGCAGTGATTTCTACAATAGTTCCAGCGATCGGAGAGACGAGCTTGACCACGGCTTGTTTCTCGAGCGCCAGATTCAAATTGGCCTGGGCGTTGGCGAGTTCAGCCTCGGCAAAGGCTACATCTTCGGGGTCGGTTCCGTCTCTCAGACGTCCCCATTCAGCCTGAGCCAGTGATAATTCGGCTTCAGCGAGGGCAATCTCACCGGCAGAAGGGCCTGCTTTGGCACGTTCCCAGGCACGCTCGGCATCGGCCAGTTGAGCCTGGGCAGTTGCCAACTCGGCGGCTGCAATGGATTGGTCGGTCTCGCTGCCAGTGCTATTCATGGCGTTGTAGTCGCGCACCGCTTCGTCGTAAGATTGCTGGGCTGCCGAAAGTTGTGCCTGAAAATTGGCTTTGGTCAGGTCACTATCATCGCGGCCCGAATAGGGGGCGTAATTCTCCTGAGCGCGCTCAAGTGCGTCTTCGGACAAAACAACCTGCGCCCAGGCAGCATCAATATCGGCCTGGTTGGCTGTCGATTGGGTGAAAGTATACGATCTCTGGGCATCTGCCACGGCTTCCTGAGCGGCAACCAATGCCTGCCAGGCTTCGGCCTGTTGCGTGCCTGATTTGAGTAAATTTTCGAGGGCAACTTGGGCATCTTCGACGGCAATCAGCGCCATGGCGGCGTCTTTATCTGCATTTCTGTAGAGATCATCAAGCGTTTTCTGGACTTCGAGCACATCCAGTTGCGCCTGGGCAACTTCGGCCGCGATGGCTTCGGGGGTGTCTTCGGTGTCGAGCAGGGCCAGTACATCACCGGCCTGAACTTCATCGCCGAGGTCAAAACCGAGTTCGCTCAAAGTGCCGTAGTCTTCAAACCCCAGCGTAACTTCTGCGGAGGCCACGACTGCGCCCGATGCGCTGGCGTAAATTATTAAATCGCCGCGGCGGGCAACTGCAGTTTGCAATGCAGTTTCAGCGGCGCTTGCCTCGGGCGTTGACCCTGCCCTCACCAGGTAGTACCCACCTGCCCCCAACGCGATGGTCACAATCATCGTAATCCAGAGTACTCTTTTGTTCCACAGATTTTTCTCTTTGAGAAAGGCTAGCAATCGTTTCATAACTCATTCCTTCATTTGTCTGCCACGAAGCCACAATTCCCTAAAGCGCACAGGCGTATACGAGGAACCCAATCTGTACATAAAATAACCTGGTGTGCTTTGTGTCTTTGCGGTTCGGTTTGTTATTATCTTCCCCAACGATACCAAAGTGCCAATTTTTACCATAGTGAGCGCGGTCAACGGGCGGGTCTCAAACGTATGACCGCAGTCATATTCGTGTGTGACTCGGATATATAGGTTTCCACGATGATTTTATGCTATGATAAAAACCATGAAAAAAGATCAGCTTGAACCGGGTTTATTGCAAATTTTCCGCTGGTATGTGATCTTGCGGGGCGTTTTTTATTTATTCACCCCGCTGACAAATTCGCTTTTTGACGCCAAACATCCGTTATACAGCGAGCCGGAACTTTCGCTGATGGCGATTTTTTTCGTGATCAATATTTTGCTGCTGGGCGCGTATCTTTTCACCCCGTGGGCACAACGGGTTTTTGGTGATGCCTATTTGCCTGTGGCGCTGATCGTCGCGGCTGTGGGGCTGATTTTGGAGCAGCACTATATTTCAGGGGTGCGCGGCTTCTGGCAGCCGTTGCCTTTTCTTTACATCTTGCTATTACTGGTAGCCTGGCAATACCGTTTTTCCTCTGTGCTTGTTTTTACCTTCGGTACCCTGCTGCTGGATATTGCCCTGATGCAATTTTCTCCGTTGTCGCAAATTCCGCGCTTTACCCCCTCGGAGCGCGAAATCTCGATGGCCTACGGGCGCATGATTACCTCGACCGTTTCCTATCTGGTTTTGGGTTATGTTGTCAACCGCATGATTACCGCCCAGCGCGAACAGCGCCAAAAACTCTCTGATGCCAATCTCAAACTTGTACAGCACGCGGCCACGGTTGAGCAGCTAACCCTCAGCCGCGAGCGCAACCGAATTTCGCGCGAATTGCACGATACTCTGGCGCACACCCTTAGCGCGTTGGCCGTACAGTTCGACGCCCTGACAACCGTGATGGAACCGCTGCCGGAAAAAGCGCGCAATCTGATTGGGCGTATGCAGCAGACCACGCGCAGCGGCCTGGATGAAACCCGGCGCACATTGCGTAATTTGCGAGCTTCTCCGCTCGAAGAAATGGGGTTGAGTCTGGCGATTCGATCCATCAGTCAGGATTTTGCTACTCGTACAGCATGTAACCTGATATTGGATATTCCCGAAACAATAGAGGGGCTTGCGCCGGATGTTGAGCAGTGTTTTTACCGCGTGGCGCAAGAAGCGCTGGCAAATATCACCCGTCACGCTGCGGCGCAAAATGTGAGCGTTCGCTTGATCCATAATAAAGCCGGAATGCAGATGACGATTGCAGATGATGGCCGCGGTTTTGATGCCGAAAAAGATATTTCTGGCGACCGGCTGGGGATGCAAGGCATGTACGAACGCGCCGGAATCATCGGGGCGCGGCTCAGGGTGGAGAGCAGCCCCGAGGCGGGTACCACCCTCGAACTGACCCTGGTGGAGAACGCGCCATGATCCGGGTTTTGATCTGTGACGACCAGGTTGTTGTGACCGAAGGGCTGGAAATGATCCTCAGCGTCGACCCGGAGATCGAAGTCGTTGGGCTGGCCTATGGCGGCGCTGAAGTCATTCAGAAGGCCGAAGAGCTACACCCCGATCTGATTCTGATGGATTTGAATATGCCGGGAATCAACGGTATTCAGGCCACGCGTGAAATTCATAAAGTGCATCCTGAGATCAAAATTCTGGTGCTGACCACTTTTGGCGATGACGAATGGATCTTCGATGCCATTCGCAGTGGCGCGTTGGGCTATCTGCTCAAGGGTACGCCGCGCGAGGAGTTGATCCGAGCTGTGAAAGGCACTGTGGCGGGAGATGCGTATATTGATCCGGCTGTGGGGAGCAAATTGCTGGCGCATATTACCAGCCAGCCCGTACCGCAATCCACCACCATTGCCAGCGATCTCAGCGAGCGCGAGATGGAAATTTTGCGCCTGCTGGCCCGCGGCCTCACAAATGCCGAAATCGCCGAGAAATTATTTCTCACCAAAGGCACCGTGCGCAATTACGTCAGTTCGGTATTAGCCAAATTGGAAGTCGAAGACCGCACCCAGGCCGCCATTTTGGCGATCCGCTACGGGCTTGTTCAGTCGGAATGAGTTGTTAAAGGCCCTCACCCTGTCTGTCACTACGCTCCAGACCGTCCCTCTCCCGAAATTGGGAGAGGCACAAGCCTGAGCAACAGCGAAGGCTGGGGTGAGGGCTTTTTCATACCATAGACAGCAAAAAATAATAGTACAATGGTAAGGATTACTCGTACTCATGACACTCGACTGGGAAAAATTATGGAAGCTACCCTCAACAAACGCATAGACCTGACTGTTCAGAGCATTCTGGATAATGAAAAGCTCACCGATGGCCTTGAGGACGCGGTCGCAGCCGCGCTGATAGCTTGGGGGATTGCCTGCACCAAAATAGTGGTGAGCCGCACCGCGGGAATGGATGACCTGCAAGCTGAAGAAGCCATGTATCCAGAAATGCGTGCCTTGCGGCGCATGATGCGGGCAGTCACACGCTGGGTATCGCGCTACGAAATGCTGGGGTCAGAACTTGCCCAGAAAAGATTACAGGAAATTGCTGAATATGCGGCCGCTGTTTATGGCGCAGGCTATCAACCACCCAGCTTTGACCAATTACACAAGCTTTTAGAAAACACACCTACGATTATTGATGCTGCGCGCACCATTGCTGAATTGCGGCGTTTGCTGGAAAATCGAACCATGCTCTAAGGAAGGAATGAAATATGGCCGAAAAGAAGAAAAAATCGAAAAGCTCAGCGAGTATTTTAGCGATATTATTTTTCGTAATCTTGGGGGGTGTCTATCTTTTCACTGGCAACGACCCCCTGGGGTTGTTCACGCCTGAAGAAGTTGCTCCCACGCCCATCGTCGCAGTCGTTGAAGAACCTGTTCAAACGCTTGAGGTCGATCAACCTGTTGTCAGCAACCCGCCGAGTGATTGGTATCAAGTCTATTTCACAGATCCAAATACCATCAACAACCCCGAAGATTTTACGGGCTCCATTCCCGAAAAACTAATTGAACGGATTAATAATGCGCAACATGCGATTCATATCGCCGCCTTTGAGTTTAATCTCACCCCGGTGGCCGAAGCATTGATCGCAGCCCACGAGCGCGGTGTGGATGTGCGCTGGGTAACCGACGATGAACACGGTATCGAAGCCGATGAAGAAGATGGGCATGGACAATTTGCCATGCTCGAAGATGCGGGTATCGAAATCAAAGACGATCAACGCGCCGCTCTCATGCACAATAAATTCATCATTTTTGACTACCAGACCGTTTGGACAGGCTCAACCAATATTACTGAAAATGGCAATTTTCGCAATAATAATAATGTAATCGTGATCCAGTCAACGCGTTTGGCGGCCATCTATGAGTTGGAATTTGATGAAATGTGGGCGGGCGAATTTGGCCCTCGATCAACGTCTACTCTGGGGCGGCAAACGCTCACCATCAATGAGACACCGATTCAGGTATTATTCTCTGCTGAAGACGAAGTTATGACTCAGTTGGTCCCTATTATCGAGGCAGCCCAGAGTAATATTCGCTTTATGGCTTTCTCGTTTACCCACGATGCGCTGGGTGCGGCGGTGTTGGCGAGAGCCGAGGCCGGTGTGGATGTGAAGGGCATTTTTGAAACGCGCGGCAGTGAAACCGAATATAGCGAATTGCCCGCCATGTACTGCGCCGGGCTGGAAGTACGTCAGGATGGCAACCCGAGAACCTTCCATCATAAAGTGATGATAATTGATGATGAAATTATCATCACCGGATCGTTGAATTTCTCCGATAATGCCGATGATAGTAACGATGAGAACGTCATTATTTTGGCGAATGCCGAAATTGCCGCTCAATATCTGGCCGAGTTCGAACGCCGTTGGGCCGAGGCCAAAGCGCCAGATGCCGCCGATATGGGGTGCCAGTAGTCACTGGAATCCGTATCGATACGGATTCCATCAGACGAAGTTATCTTGTATACTGGACTCGCGTTCCCCGGAGCGCGAGTCTATTCTTTTTACTCAGCCTTTATCAATTTTTTGGAGGAAACTATGAACCCCTGGATTATTTTTCTGATTGGCGTACTCGTGGGCTGGCTGCTCGAATGGGTGATCGATTGGGTCTACTGGCGCAAAAAGTCGCAGTCAAAAGCGGCCGTTGAAGCCGCCCCGCAATCATCTGCCGAGCTGGACGCCGCCCGCGCTGAAATTGCCGATCTCAAAGCCCAATTGGAAAATTGCGGTGAAGTCCGCATTGACCCGTTGGAGAAGATCAAAGGCATTGGCCCGGTGATCAAACGCAAACTCAACGAAGGCGGAATTTTCTCATTTGCCCAATTGGGTGCCCTCACCCCGCAGCGCCTCGAAGAAATTGTAGGCGAAGAAATCCGCCGCCTTGCTGATGAAGACGAACTCATCAATCAAGCCAAAGAACTTGCCAAGCAAAGCCGGGAGTAAACCAACATGAAAGCAAAACGTGGATTTATTCCTTATGATGGATTTAAGCTGTTCGTAGCGATTGTGCTGTTGCTGATGGTAATTGCTCTGGGTTTGACTCTCCCCAAAGGGGAGGTCGCGGCCCCCGCAGCGCCACCCGCCGAGACTGCCGAAGTCGCCGCGGCTGAAACCGAAGTTGTTCCTGTGCCCACAGAAGATCCCGAACCGACGGCTGAACCCGTTGAAACTGAAGCTCCCGCCGAAGACGTGCAGCCCACCCCCGAGGTCGAACTGCCGCCCCTTCCCGAACCGAGCGAAGGCCTCGCTTACGACTCCGAAAGCGGTTTCATCCTCGATGCTGATGGAAATCAGCTATATCAACTCAACGAGGCTGGCAGTGGCTGGGTTCCAGTGATCCCCGATGGTATGGCTGATATGCAGCTATCGTCTGAGGGTGAGTACGATTGGGTGTTGTTTGACGATAGCTATGCGGCACAATACTACTGGGATGCAGAAACCCACGGCTGGGTAGCTGTTCCCCAGGAAGAAGCTGTAGCCGAGGAAGCTGCCCCCACGGAAGAAGCAGTTGTTATCGCCGAATGTTCACAGGCCTCCCCGCCCCGCCTGGCGCCCGGTGGACAAGCCGAAGTGCTTACAAATGTTAATTTTCGCTCATCGCCCGGAATTGGGAATAATTGGGTAGCCACATTGCTGCCCGGCGAAAAGTTGAATGTAGTAGGCGAAACTTTTTGCGATGGAACCTACCTGTGGTGGCAGCTTGAGCGTGAAAATAGCGACATAGGCTGGACGGCAGAAGCACCCGCTGCGGGGACCAATTATTTCCTCGCGCCGGTTGAAGCCGCTCCCTAAATGTGGACAACCGCCGCGGGCGATTCTCAGAGACCTGCCTTTTGTCCCGTTGACTGTGAATTTTGGAACGGGTATAATCTTTCCACAATTGAATATCATCTTCGGGGCAGGGTGTAATTCCCGACCGGCGGATAAAGTCCGCGAGCGCTCTTGAGCGCATGATCCGGTGCAATTCCGGAACCGACGGTAGAGTCCGGATGGAAGAAGGTGAATGAGCTATTGATGCCCGCAGTGGGCTAAAATGGTTGCTTATATTGCCCCGAGAACTTTTGTTTTCGGGGTTTTTGTTTCTTGGCCTGAGGTTGCGTTTCAGGTGCAGGAAATTTGCCCCGATTCAGGTCGGGGCTTTTTTGTACTTATTTTTGAAGATGGTTTATTTTGATCGAAAAATGAGCGGAGACTTTTCGTTTGTCATTTCGAGCCAGCGGCGAGAAATCCCTGAGATTTGGCGTGTATCTACACCCACACTGGTAAAAACTCACCGTTTGTTGAACCATCATTATCTTTACGGCCTATGCTTATGAAAGATACTCAGCGCGTTATTTTCGTGATCGTTTCGCTGTTTGGGATGCTGCTCTTATGGCAGTTGATTGTGTGGGCAGCTGATCTCCCGGCCTTTGTGCTGCCCTCGCCGGGGAATGTGGCGCGCCGCTTTATGCAAATCCTGGAAGATGGCAGCTTGCTGCGCCATTTGGGGGTGACACTGTTTGAAGTGTTGCTAGGTTTGAGCCTGGGGCTGATTCTCGCCACGCTGACAGGTTATCTGCTGGCGAAATCGCGCCCGGTAGAGCGATTGCTGGCTCCGTACATCGTTGCCAGCCAGTCGGTGCCGATGGTTGCGATTGCCCCGCTGCTGGTGATCTGGCTGGGACCTGGGCTGCTCTCGAAAGTGCTCATCGCCGCGCTGATTGTTTTCTTTCCGGTGTTGATTAATACCATTGTGGGTGTACGCGCCGTCCCCGAAGATTTATATGCCCTGATGCGTTCACTCCAGGCCACGCGCTGGCAAATATTGCGCCACCTGGAAGTGCCCGCCGCTATGCCTGTATTTCTGGGTGGGCTACGTGTTGGCGCAACCTTGGCGGTGATCGGTG
Protein-coding regions in this window:
- a CDS encoding FtsX-like permease family protein, with product VAAVIIMIAISAGAEATIEEEIISLGSNLIFVQGSFSRGGPGSGSGNSGGLVYDDAFAIADEVNGVAGVVVEQSSSETVKASNNSIDGVSVLGSTEDLPSVRDINIAQGRYFTQQEIDRTQKVVVLGASLAEELFGDTPPVGQTVTVGTTKFTVIGVFAEKGLVGDVDYDSRIYMPITVVFQKFTPSQFAAMRGDSVRLIYVEVAEDADQNDVILQIELLLAKRHDVSLDEPDFSITTQQDIITTQEATTEAFRNLLAWVAAVSLIVGGIGIMNIMMVSVTERTREIGIRQSIGASPNDIRMQFLTEALLLSLVGGLIGVFVGVGGSWLFNFTGGMRTVIVPSSILLAFGSSAAVGIFFGYYPANNAAQLDPIEALRHE
- a CDS encoding ABC transporter ATP-binding protein; this encodes MNQSIIQTKEITKVYGMGDAQVRALDGVDLSIGENEFVAIMGPSGSGKSTMMNILGCLDRPTEGQYFLAGEDVSQFDKTQLAIIRNERIGFVFQSFNLLARTTALENVLLPTLYNRGEEKEDTEYQQKGIAVLESVGLGDRLNHQPHEMSGGQIQRVAIARALINDPVIILADEPTGNLDSKSGAEIMELLTELHAQGSTIVMVTHEDEIAEFAQRVIRFRDGVIEMDKTNGQKTED
- a CDS encoding HlyD family efflux transporter periplasmic adaptor subunit, which translates into the protein MKRLLAFLKEKNLWNKRVLWITMIVTIALGAGGYYLVRAGSTPEASAAETALQTAVARRGDLIIYASASGAVVASAEVTLGFEDYGTLSELGFDLGDEVQAGDVLALLDTEDTPEAIAAEVAQAQLDVLEVQKTLDDLYRNADKDAAMALIAVEDAQVALENLLKSGTQQAEAWQALVAAQEAVADAQRSYTFTQSTANQADIDAAWAQVVLSEDALERAQENYAPYSGRDDSDLTKANFQAQLSAAQQSYDEAVRDYNAMNSTGSETDQSIAAAELATAQAQLADAERAWERAKAGPSAGEIALAEAELSLAQAEWGRLRDGTDPEDVAFAEAELANAQANLNLALEKQAVVKLVSPIAGTIVEITAEVGETLSADTKFITVADLNQPRLEVYLDETDIENVAVGYEVEVIFDAFPDDIFNGHVIEVDPSLYESGNITTIKTLVELDVESFSKPRSLPIGLNAAVDVIGGRAENAVLIPVEALRELGPDEYAVFVVTDDNEPKLRIVEVGIMDYTSAEIISGLEAGEIVTTGIVATE
- a CDS encoding sensor histidine kinase, whose translation is MKKDQLEPGLLQIFRWYVILRGVFYLFTPLTNSLFDAKHPLYSEPELSLMAIFFVINILLLGAYLFTPWAQRVFGDAYLPVALIVAAVGLILEQHYISGVRGFWQPLPFLYILLLLVAWQYRFSSVLVFTFGTLLLDIALMQFSPLSQIPRFTPSEREISMAYGRMITSTVSYLVLGYVVNRMITAQREQRQKLSDANLKLVQHAATVEQLTLSRERNRISRELHDTLAHTLSALAVQFDALTTVMEPLPEKARNLIGRMQQTTRSGLDETRRTLRNLRASPLEEMGLSLAIRSISQDFATRTACNLILDIPETIEGLAPDVEQCFYRVAQEALANITRHAAAQNVSVRLIHNKAGMQMTIADDGRGFDAEKDISGDRLGMQGMYERAGIIGARLRVESSPEAGTTLELTLVENAP
- a CDS encoding response regulator transcription factor; the protein is MIRVLICDDQVVVTEGLEMILSVDPEIEVVGLAYGGAEVIQKAEELHPDLILMDLNMPGINGIQATREIHKVHPEIKILVLTTFGDDEWIFDAIRSGALGYLLKGTPREELIRAVKGTVAGDAYIDPAVGSKLLAHITSQPVPQSTTIASDLSEREMEILRLLARGLTNAEIAEKLFLTKGTVRNYVSSVLAKLEVEDRTQAAILAIRYGLVQSE
- a CDS encoding phospholipase; the encoded protein is MAEKKKKSKSSASILAILFFVILGGVYLFTGNDPLGLFTPEEVAPTPIVAVVEEPVQTLEVDQPVVSNPPSDWYQVYFTDPNTINNPEDFTGSIPEKLIERINNAQHAIHIAAFEFNLTPVAEALIAAHERGVDVRWVTDDEHGIEADEEDGHGQFAMLEDAGIEIKDDQRAALMHNKFIIFDYQTVWTGSTNITENGNFRNNNNVIVIQSTRLAAIYELEFDEMWAGEFGPRSTSTLGRQTLTINETPIQVLFSAEDEVMTQLVPIIEAAQSNIRFMAFSFTHDALGAAVLARAEAGVDVKGIFETRGSETEYSELPAMYCAGLEVRQDGNPRTFHHKVMIIDDEIIITGSLNFSDNADDSNDENVIILANAEIAAQYLAEFERRWAEAKAPDAADMGCQ
- a CDS encoding ABC transporter permease codes for the protein MLMKDTQRVIFVIVSLFGMLLLWQLIVWAADLPAFVLPSPGNVARRFMQILEDGSLLRHLGVTLFEVLLGLSLGLILATLTGYLLAKSRPVERLLAPYIVASQSVPMVAIAPLLVIWLGPGLLSKVLIAALIVFFPVLINTIVGVRAVPEDLYALMRSLQATRWQILRHLEVPAAMPVFLGGLRVGATLAVIGAVVGEFVGADRGLGFLINVGRGMYDTALVFVAVFVLVALALALYGLVVALENRLLAWQRRAEE